The following proteins come from a genomic window of Streptomyces sp. NBC_01716:
- a CDS encoding DedA family protein has protein sequence MHVQEWLETVPAISVYILVGVVIGLESLGIPLPGEIVLVSSALLASQHGDINPYILGACATAGAIIGDSIGYAIGRRGGRPLLAWLGRKFPSHFGEPQIALAERSFQKWGMWAVFFGRFVALLRIFAGPLAGVLRMPYWKFLIANVLGGILWAGGTTAVIYSVGVVAEAWLKRFSWLGLVLAVLIGITSMLVIKNRAKKASAQAAAQPSAKDGPGTLDPEPVPAAD, from the coding sequence TTGCACGTCCAGGAGTGGCTGGAGACCGTACCCGCGATCAGCGTCTACATCCTGGTCGGCGTCGTGATCGGGCTCGAAAGCCTCGGCATCCCGCTGCCGGGCGAGATCGTCCTCGTCAGCTCGGCGCTGCTGGCCTCGCAGCACGGTGACATCAACCCGTACATCCTCGGCGCGTGCGCGACCGCCGGCGCGATCATCGGTGACTCGATCGGCTACGCCATCGGCCGCAGGGGCGGCCGTCCCCTGCTCGCGTGGCTGGGGAGGAAGTTCCCGAGCCACTTCGGCGAGCCGCAGATCGCCCTGGCCGAGCGGTCGTTCCAGAAGTGGGGCATGTGGGCCGTCTTCTTCGGCCGCTTCGTCGCACTGCTGCGGATCTTCGCCGGGCCGCTCGCGGGTGTGCTGCGCATGCCGTACTGGAAGTTCCTCATCGCCAACGTCCTGGGCGGGATCCTCTGGGCCGGTGGCACGACCGCCGTCATCTACTCGGTGGGTGTCGTCGCCGAGGCGTGGCTGAAGCGCTTCTCCTGGCTGGGCCTCGTACTCGCCGTGCTCATCGGCATCACCTCGATGCTCGTCATCAAGAACCGGGCCAAGAAGGCCTCGGCGCAGGCCGCCGCGCAGCCCTCGGCCAAGGACGGGCCCGGCACGCTCGACCCGGAGCCCGTACCCGCCGCCGACTGA
- a CDS encoding gamma carbonic anhydrase family protein — protein MTERPLIAGVGGTEPAIDPTAFVAPTAVVLGEVTMAPGSSVWYHTVLRADGGPIVIGADTNIQDNCTVHVDIGSPVTLGARVSVGHNAVLHGCTVEDDVLVGMGAAVLNGAYIGAGSLVAAQALVPKGMRVPPGSLVAGVPAKVKRELTDEEREGIKLNAAVYLELAERHRAAHEG, from the coding sequence ATGACGGAGCGGCCACTGATCGCGGGTGTGGGCGGCACGGAGCCCGCGATCGATCCGACGGCGTTCGTGGCGCCGACGGCCGTGGTGCTGGGCGAGGTCACCATGGCGCCCGGTTCGAGTGTCTGGTACCACACGGTGCTGCGGGCCGACGGCGGCCCGATCGTCATCGGGGCCGACACCAACATCCAGGACAACTGCACCGTGCATGTCGACATCGGCTCCCCCGTCACGCTCGGCGCGCGTGTCTCGGTGGGTCACAACGCGGTCCTGCACGGCTGCACCGTGGAGGACGACGTACTGGTCGGCATGGGCGCGGCCGTGCTCAACGGGGCGTACATCGGGGCCGGTTCACTGGTCGCGGCCCAGGCGCTCGTACCGAAGGGCATGCGCGTACCGCCGGGTTCTCTGGTGGCCGGAGTGCCCGCGAAGGTGAAGCGGGAGCTGACCGACGAGGAGCGCGAGGGCATCAAGCTCAACGCGGCGGTCTATCTGGAGCTGGCCGAGCGCCATCGGGCGGCGCACGAGGGCTGA
- a CDS encoding cytochrome P450, producing the protein MPTAQQVPDILSAEFAEDPYPAYRQMRESAPLIWHEATNSYLISRYEDVERAFKDKASAFTTENYHWQIEPVHGKTILQLSGREHAVRRALVAPAFRGSDLEEKFLPVIENNARRLIDTFRHTGSVDLVDAFATRFPVNVIAEMLGLDQADHARFHGWYTTVIAFLGNLAGDPEVAAAGERTRIEFAEYMIPIIQARREKLGDDLLSTLCAAEVDGVRMSDEDIKAFCSLLLAAGGETTDKAIASIFANLLAHPEQLAAVREDRSLIDRAFAETLRYTPPVQMIMRQTAEEVTLSGGTVPAGATVTCLIGAANRDGDRYAEPDTFNIFRDDLTTTTAFSAAADHLAFALGRHFCVGALLAKAEVRAGVGQLLDAMPGLRLAEGFDPVEQGVFTRGPRSLPVEFTPAES; encoded by the coding sequence ATGCCCACCGCACAGCAGGTCCCCGACATTCTATCGGCGGAGTTCGCGGAGGATCCGTACCCCGCCTACCGCCAGATGCGCGAGAGCGCGCCGCTGATCTGGCACGAGGCCACCAACAGCTACCTCATATCACGGTACGAGGACGTGGAACGGGCCTTCAAGGACAAGGCGTCGGCGTTCACCACCGAGAACTACCACTGGCAGATCGAGCCCGTGCACGGGAAGACGATCCTCCAGCTGAGCGGCCGCGAGCACGCCGTACGCCGCGCCCTCGTCGCCCCCGCCTTCCGGGGCAGCGACCTGGAGGAGAAGTTCCTGCCGGTCATCGAGAACAACGCCCGCCGGCTCATCGACACCTTCCGGCACACCGGAAGCGTCGACCTGGTGGACGCCTTCGCCACCCGCTTCCCCGTCAATGTCATCGCCGAGATGCTGGGGCTCGACCAGGCCGACCACGCGCGGTTCCACGGCTGGTACACCACCGTCATCGCCTTCCTCGGCAATCTCGCCGGCGATCCCGAGGTGGCCGCCGCGGGTGAACGGACCCGGATCGAGTTCGCCGAGTACATGATCCCGATCATCCAGGCCCGCAGGGAGAAGCTGGGTGACGACCTGCTGTCCACGCTGTGCGCCGCCGAGGTCGACGGAGTGCGGATGAGCGACGAGGACATCAAGGCGTTCTGCAGCCTCCTGCTCGCGGCGGGCGGCGAGACCACCGACAAGGCCATCGCCTCGATCTTCGCGAATCTACTCGCTCACCCGGAACAGCTCGCCGCCGTACGGGAGGACCGGAGCCTGATAGACCGGGCGTTCGCCGAGACTCTGCGATATACACCGCCGGTGCAAATGATCATGCGGCAGACCGCCGAGGAGGTCACGCTCAGCGGCGGCACCGTACCCGCCGGCGCCACTGTTACCTGCCTCATAGGCGCCGCCAACAGGGACGGTGACCGCTACGCCGAGCCGGACACCTTCAACATCTTCCGGGACGACCTGACCACGACGACCGCGTTCTCGGCCGCCGCCGACCACTTGGCGTTCGCGCTCGGGCGGCACTTCTGCGTCGGCGCGCTGCTGGCCAAGGCCGAGGTACGGGCAGGAGTGGGGCAACTGCTCGACGCCATGCCCGGATTGCGGCTGGCGGAGGGGTTCGACCCCGTGGAGCAGGGGGTGTTCACACGGGGCCCGCGGTCACTGCCGGTGGAGTTCACCCCTGCCGAGAGCTGA
- a CDS encoding cytochrome P450: MTDPHTLDTEALDAPGAPPQAQPPPGCPAAHPDSVPLSGLEYQQTPSQLYRSLRRDHGPIAPVLLDGGVPAWLVLGYSEVSYVTSHDELFARDSRRWNQWAAIPADWPLLPFVGYQPSVLFTEGTEHQRRAGVITEALEAVDQFELAHNCRQIAEQLIDAFAGTGNAELMAAYAHALPMRAAVQMCGVPAGSADTEELVRDLRVSLDAAEGDDPVSAYVRVQERIQRLVRDKRDRPGSDVTSRMLGHPAGLTDEEIVQDLISVIAAAQQPTANWICNTLRLLLTDDRFALNVSGGRLSVGQALNEVLWLDTPTQNFIGRWAVRDTQLGGRHIKAGDCLVLGLAAANTDPQIWPEGHIGAENSAHLSFGNGEHRCPYPAPLLADVIARTAVETLLERLPDVVLAVEPDELRWRPSIWMRGLTALPVEFTPVAR, translated from the coding sequence ATGACCGATCCACACACCCTCGATACCGAGGCCCTTGACGCACCGGGCGCGCCCCCGCAGGCACAGCCGCCGCCCGGCTGCCCCGCCGCGCATCCCGACTCGGTGCCGCTGAGCGGTCTCGAATACCAGCAGACTCCGTCGCAGCTGTACCGCAGCCTGCGCCGTGATCACGGCCCGATCGCCCCCGTCTTGCTGGACGGTGGCGTCCCGGCGTGGCTGGTCCTCGGCTACTCCGAGGTCAGCTATGTCACCAGCCATGACGAACTGTTCGCCAGGGACTCGCGCCGCTGGAACCAGTGGGCGGCGATCCCCGCCGACTGGCCTCTGCTGCCGTTCGTCGGCTACCAGCCGTCCGTGCTGTTCACCGAGGGCACCGAGCACCAGCGGCGGGCCGGCGTCATCACCGAGGCCCTCGAAGCGGTCGACCAGTTCGAACTCGCTCACAACTGCCGGCAGATCGCCGAGCAGTTGATCGACGCGTTCGCGGGCACCGGGAACGCCGAACTGATGGCCGCCTACGCCCACGCGCTCCCGATGCGGGCCGCCGTCCAGATGTGCGGCGTGCCTGCGGGCAGCGCCGACACCGAGGAGCTCGTACGCGATCTTCGTGTGTCGCTGGACGCGGCGGAGGGCGACGACCCGGTCTCGGCGTACGTACGGGTACAGGAACGGATCCAGCGGTTGGTGCGGGACAAGCGCGACCGGCCGGGCTCCGACGTCACCTCACGGATGCTGGGGCATCCTGCGGGTCTGACGGACGAGGAGATCGTGCAGGATCTGATCTCCGTGATCGCGGCGGCGCAGCAGCCGACGGCCAACTGGATCTGCAACACGCTGCGTCTGCTGCTGACCGACGACCGGTTCGCGCTCAACGTGTCGGGCGGGCGGCTGAGTGTCGGGCAGGCACTCAACGAGGTGCTGTGGCTGGACACTCCGACTCAGAATTTCATCGGCCGGTGGGCTGTCCGCGACACGCAGTTGGGCGGCCGGCACATCAAGGCGGGCGACTGTCTGGTCCTGGGGCTCGCGGCGGCCAACACCGATCCGCAGATCTGGCCTGAGGGTCATATCGGCGCCGAGAACTCGGCGCATCTGTCCTTCGGCAACGGCGAGCACCGGTGTCCGTATCCGGCGCCGCTGCTGGCCGACGTCATCGCCCGTACGGCGGTCGAGACGCTGCTGGAGCGGCTGCCGGATGTTGTACTGGCGGTGGAGCCGGACGAGTTGAGGTGGCGTCCGTCGATCTGGATGCGCGGTCTGACGGCGCTGCCGGTGGAGTTCACGCCGGTCGCGCGGTGA
- a CDS encoding GTP-binding protein, whose translation MDSVTSELPARTPLSDAAETGLKIVIVGGFGVGKTTLVRSVSEIRPLNTEELMTQAGIGVDETDGLTTKTTTTVAFDFGRISLSDQMVLYLFGAPGQERFWFLWDRLFSGTLGAVVLVDTRRMSDSWYAIDRLEHHKTPFVVAVNRFDNDVSAFSLDEIRQALSLPEHVPLIDCDARVRSSGKNVLIALVDHLYELAMERELTP comes from the coding sequence ATGGACTCCGTAACCTCTGAGCTGCCCGCCCGAACCCCGCTGTCCGACGCCGCCGAGACCGGACTGAAGATCGTGATCGTGGGTGGTTTCGGGGTCGGCAAGACGACCCTCGTCCGGTCGGTGAGTGAGATCCGTCCGCTCAACACCGAGGAGCTGATGACACAGGCCGGCATCGGTGTCGACGAGACCGACGGACTCACCACGAAGACCACGACGACGGTCGCCTTCGATTTCGGCCGGATCAGCCTCAGCGACCAGATGGTGCTCTATCTGTTCGGCGCACCCGGCCAGGAGCGGTTCTGGTTCCTGTGGGACCGGCTCTTCTCGGGCACCCTGGGCGCGGTCGTCCTGGTCGACACCCGGCGGATGAGCGACTCCTGGTACGCGATCGACCGGCTGGAGCATCACAAGACGCCGTTCGTGGTCGCGGTCAACCGTTTCGACAACGACGTCTCCGCGTTCTCGCTGGACGAGATCCGGCAGGCGCTGTCGTTGCCCGAGCACGTCCCGCTGATCGACTGCGACGCGCGGGTCCGCTCGTCCGGCAAGAACGTCCTGATCGCCCTCGTCGACCACCTCTACGAACTGGCGATGGAACGGGAGTTGACGCCATGA
- a CDS encoding DUF742 domain-containing protein, whose translation MTRKPVDTGDPDRLYTVTGGRSRADHDAFDLVTLIVSECAPTQGTQSEHRAILELCQHPTAVVEISAELRLPVTVVRILLGDLQATGRITARHPRAARSASALPDPALLKEVLHGLRNL comes from the coding sequence ATGACCCGCAAGCCCGTCGACACCGGGGATCCCGACCGGCTGTACACGGTCACCGGTGGCCGCAGCCGTGCCGATCACGACGCGTTCGACCTGGTCACACTGATCGTCAGCGAGTGTGCGCCGACCCAGGGAACGCAGTCGGAGCACCGGGCGATTCTCGAACTGTGCCAGCACCCGACGGCGGTCGTGGAGATCTCGGCCGAGCTGAGACTGCCGGTGACCGTCGTACGGATCCTGCTCGGCGACCTCCAGGCGACGGGCCGGATCACCGCCCGCCATCCGCGCGCGGCGCGGTCCGCCTCCGCCCTTCCCGACCCGGCCCTTTTGAAGGAGGTGCTCCATGGACTCCGTAACCTCTGA
- a CDS encoding roadblock/LC7 domain-containing protein yields MPTTDNSLTWLLESLLERTPGTRHALVLSRDGLKLCWSRHLTLDQADQLAAICSGIQALAQGASVEFGNGAGGVRHSMTEFHGGLLFIVSAGDGAHLAVVAEDGADPGGVGHQMTELVDQIGEHLRAEPRSPVSPEAAPS; encoded by the coding sequence ATGCCAACGACCGACAACAGCCTGACCTGGCTCCTGGAGAGCCTGCTGGAGCGCACTCCGGGCACCCGGCACGCATTGGTGCTCTCCCGCGACGGGCTCAAGCTCTGCTGGAGCCGCCATCTCACGCTCGACCAGGCCGACCAGCTCGCGGCGATCTGCTCCGGCATCCAGGCGCTCGCGCAGGGCGCCTCTGTCGAGTTCGGCAATGGCGCCGGCGGCGTACGCCACTCGATGACAGAGTTCCACGGCGGTCTGCTGTTCATCGTGTCGGCCGGCGACGGCGCGCATCTCGCCGTCGTCGCCGAGGACGGCGCGGACCCGGGCGGGGTGGGCCACCAGATGACCGAGCTGGTCGACCAGATCGGCGAGCATCTGAGGGCCGAACCCCGGAGCCCGGTGTCCCCCGAGGCCGCCCCGTCATGA
- a CDS encoding sensor histidine kinase, translating to MSVPVTPSPHRIAKTRRLSLAGPPALLLLAAVAAGGAAATAPAGARGWAVTTLVVAWVVLASVVVGAVLTLRRHRRGSAKAGAEIQALHAQLARNSAESAHLVNVTLPTVVNRLREGASAEETLAAVPPPSDPQLQRFLRAFADEVALGEHRAAAAIADHETAVTELGLIADDLDLLSTVTLPTALGGLREGRGADAVLADLKRPSDPRLRVLADAVVRDFAISERRGSAAQAASAKALSRVQAKAVSMLADLREMQERHGEEVFGDLLKLDHNTSQLGLMTDRLALLMGGRASRAWNKPIGMESILRGAVGRIAAYQRVRLHCSSTAAVAGFAAEGVMHLLAELMDNAANFSPPIDEVHVYVEERSAGIVVTIEDSGLKMADAAMRRAEESVSGRANDLASLQGTRLGLAVVGRLAAKYHLSVNFRPSSRGGTGVVVLFPPQILAQRPSAASDPRGRHAAPVPAVTVTEPTVTPPSVPLPTVLPSPTPPPGGPRVATPGGLPVRPPGRTMAAADRDRTSTGDIGRPRKGAAPGATQPGRDAGSQFGAFHRSQLPVNDASEEPEPKAGDTS from the coding sequence ATGTCAGTGCCCGTCACACCGAGCCCCCATCGCATAGCCAAAACGCGCCGCCTGTCGCTCGCCGGGCCGCCCGCCCTGCTGCTCCTGGCCGCAGTGGCGGCCGGAGGCGCCGCCGCGACCGCCCCGGCAGGCGCACGCGGTTGGGCGGTGACGACGCTCGTCGTCGCCTGGGTGGTCCTCGCCTCCGTCGTCGTCGGCGCCGTGCTGACGCTGCGCCGACACCGCCGCGGATCGGCGAAGGCCGGCGCCGAGATCCAGGCGCTCCACGCACAACTGGCGAGGAACAGCGCCGAGTCGGCCCATCTGGTGAACGTCACACTCCCCACCGTGGTCAATCGGCTCCGCGAGGGGGCGAGCGCCGAGGAGACGCTCGCCGCCGTTCCTCCGCCGTCCGACCCTCAACTCCAGCGATTCCTGCGGGCATTCGCCGACGAGGTGGCGCTCGGCGAGCACCGCGCCGCCGCCGCGATCGCCGACCACGAGACGGCGGTGACCGAGCTCGGCCTGATCGCCGACGATCTGGACCTCCTGTCGACGGTGACGTTGCCCACCGCGCTCGGCGGCCTGCGCGAGGGCCGGGGCGCCGACGCCGTACTGGCCGATCTGAAGCGGCCGTCCGATCCCCGGCTCCGGGTCCTGGCCGACGCGGTCGTACGGGACTTCGCCATCAGCGAGCGGCGCGGCTCGGCCGCCCAGGCGGCCAGCGCCAAGGCCCTGAGCCGGGTGCAGGCCAAGGCCGTGAGCATGCTCGCCGACCTGCGCGAGATGCAGGAACGTCACGGCGAGGAGGTCTTCGGTGATCTCCTGAAGCTCGATCACAACACCTCGCAGCTCGGCCTGATGACCGACCGGCTCGCGCTGCTGATGGGCGGCCGGGCGAGCCGCGCCTGGAACAAGCCGATCGGCATGGAGAGCATCCTGCGCGGCGCCGTCGGCCGGATCGCGGCGTATCAGCGCGTACGGCTCCACTGCTCGAGCACCGCGGCCGTCGCCGGATTCGCCGCCGAGGGCGTGATGCATCTGCTGGCCGAACTGATGGACAACGCCGCGAACTTCTCCCCGCCGATCGACGAGGTCCACGTCTACGTCGAGGAGCGCTCCGCGGGCATCGTGGTGACCATCGAGGACAGCGGCCTGAAGATGGCCGACGCCGCGATGCGGCGCGCCGAGGAGTCGGTGTCGGGACGCGCCAACGACCTCGCGTCCCTCCAGGGCACCCGCCTGGGCCTGGCCGTCGTGGGACGACTCGCGGCCAAGTACCACCTGAGCGTCAACTTCCGCCCCTCCTCACGTGGCGGCACCGGCGTCGTCGTGCTCTTCCCGCCGCAGATCCTCGCCCAGCGGCCGAGCGCCGCGTCCGACCCGCGGGGCCGGCACGCCGCGCCCGTCCCGGCGGTCACGGTCACCGAGCCGACCGTCACACCCCCGTCGGTGCCGCTGCCCACGGTGCTGCCGTCGCCCACCCCGCCGCCCGGCGGCCCCAGAGTGGCGACGCCGGGCGGACTGCCCGTACGGCCCCCCGGACGCACCATGGCGGCGGCCGACCGCGACAGGACATCCACGGGCGACATCGGACGCCCTCGGAAGGGCGCGGCGCCCGGGGCCACGCAGCCCGGCCGCGACGCCGGATCACAGTTCGGCGCCTTCCACCGCTCCCAGCTTCCTGTGAACGACGCCTCCGAGGAGCCTGAGCCGAAGGCCGGCGACACCTCCTGA
- a CDS encoding acyltransferase produces the protein MSKSRNPFSSLSAWRRRLVSRAVQGGWRWVQEAGAVSAEHPGRLRFRRIGTGTRLAFPQGTVFGEAWIELGDHCVIGEHVTLTAGMMPGLDLGAEPILRFGDGVVLGRGSHVIADTAVTIGSDTYCGPYVYITSTNHSYDDPRVPVGKQWPRTEPVSVGPGCWLGTGAVILPGARLGRNVVVAAGAVVRGEVPDHCVVAGAPARVVRSWDEERGWQPPLRTPAPVPIPEGVTPEQLLALSELDPDRS, from the coding sequence GTGTCCAAGAGCCGAAACCCGTTCTCCTCGCTGAGCGCCTGGCGCCGCCGGCTTGTCTCGCGCGCCGTCCAGGGCGGCTGGCGGTGGGTCCAGGAGGCAGGTGCGGTCAGCGCGGAGCATCCGGGCCGGCTGCGCTTCCGCCGGATCGGTACCGGGACGCGGCTCGCCTTCCCGCAGGGCACCGTCTTCGGTGAGGCGTGGATCGAGCTGGGCGACCACTGCGTCATAGGTGAACACGTCACCCTGACCGCGGGAATGATGCCCGGCCTCGATCTGGGCGCTGAGCCGATCCTGCGGTTCGGCGACGGTGTCGTCCTCGGCCGTGGCAGCCATGTCATCGCCGACACGGCGGTGACCATAGGCTCGGACACCTACTGCGGCCCGTACGTCTACATCACGTCGACCAACCACAGTTATGACGATCCGCGGGTGCCCGTCGGCAAGCAGTGGCCCCGCACGGAACCGGTCTCCGTGGGGCCGGGCTGCTGGCTGGGCACCGGCGCGGTGATCCTTCCGGGGGCACGGCTGGGGCGCAACGTGGTGGTCGCGGCGGGAGCGGTCGTACGGGGTGAGGTGCCCGACCACTGCGTGGTGGCGGGGGCGCCGGCGCGGGTCGTACGGAGCTGGGACGAGGAGCGGGGGTGGCAGCCGCCCTTGCGTACGCCCGCGCCCGTACCGATCCCGGAGGGCGTCACTCCGGAGCAACTGCTGGCGCTGTCCGAGCTGGATCCTGACCGGTCCTGA
- a CDS encoding DMT family transporter, with the protein MTALFALATCLLWGLADFGGGLLARRVPALTVVVVSQSIAAVVLGAIVLATGAWTEAGPLLWYAVAAGVVGPVAMLAFYKALALGPMGVVSPLASVGVVVPVGVGLVAGERPGLLQIAGIAVAVVGIVLAGGPELRGAAVRRRAIALTLVAAFGFGAVMALISEASTTVTGLFLALFVQRVTNVGVGGAALYVSVRRGAPALPEDGGSRVIRTALPALAFVGLADVAANGTYSVAAQNGPVTVAAVLASLYPVITALAARGVLKERLRAIQAAGAGLALVGTVLLAAG; encoded by the coding sequence ATGACCGCACTGTTCGCGCTGGCCACGTGCCTGCTCTGGGGTCTGGCCGACTTCGGCGGTGGGCTGCTCGCCCGGCGCGTACCCGCCCTGACCGTGGTCGTGGTCTCGCAGTCCATAGCCGCCGTGGTCCTCGGTGCGATCGTCCTCGCGACGGGTGCCTGGACCGAGGCCGGGCCGCTGCTCTGGTACGCGGTCGCCGCCGGCGTCGTCGGCCCTGTCGCCATGCTCGCCTTCTACAAGGCCCTCGCGCTCGGCCCGATGGGCGTCGTGTCGCCGCTCGCCTCGGTCGGCGTGGTCGTACCCGTGGGCGTGGGGCTCGTCGCCGGCGAGCGGCCCGGCCTGCTCCAGATCGCCGGGATCGCCGTGGCCGTCGTGGGCATCGTGCTGGCCGGCGGGCCCGAGCTGCGCGGAGCCGCGGTCCGGCGCCGGGCCATCGCGCTGACGCTGGTCGCCGCGTTCGGCTTCGGCGCGGTCATGGCGCTGATCTCCGAGGCGTCGACGACGGTCACCGGCCTGTTCCTGGCGCTCTTCGTGCAGCGCGTCACCAACGTCGGTGTGGGCGGGGCCGCGCTGTACGTGTCGGTACGACGGGGCGCCCCCGCCCTGCCCGAGGACGGCGGGAGCCGGGTGATCCGGACGGCCCTGCCCGCGCTGGCGTTCGTCGGCCTCGCTGACGTGGCCGCCAACGGGACGTACTCGGTGGCGGCGCAGAACGGCCCCGTGACCGTCGCGGCGGTCCTGGCCTCCCTGTATCCGGTGATCACGGCCCTGGCCGCGCGCGGTGTCCTGAAGGAGAGGCTGCGCGCGATCCAGGCGGCGGGGGCCGGGCTCGCGCTCGTCGGCACCGTCCTGCTGGCGGCCGGCTGA
- a CDS encoding helix-turn-helix domain-containing protein produces the protein MSDLDQLTQSLARNLKRWRGERAFTLDALAARSGVSRGMIIQIEQARTNPSVGTTVKLADALGISITTLLDYEQGPQVRVVPADQAVRMWSTDAGSATVLLVGTESRGPLELWSWKLMPGERSDSDPHPEGTTELLHVTAGELTLVVDGVSHPVAEGSSAVFEANVPHTYRNDGAVTVEMTMAVSIPPAR, from the coding sequence GTGTCGGACCTCGATCAGCTGACCCAGTCGCTCGCCCGCAATCTCAAACGGTGGCGCGGCGAGAGAGCCTTCACCCTCGACGCGCTGGCGGCCCGGTCGGGCGTCAGCCGGGGCATGATCATCCAGATCGAGCAGGCCCGCACCAACCCCAGCGTCGGCACGACGGTGAAACTCGCCGACGCGCTCGGCATCAGCATCACCACGCTCCTCGACTACGAGCAGGGCCCGCAGGTCAGGGTCGTACCCGCCGACCAGGCCGTCCGTATGTGGTCCACCGACGCGGGCAGCGCCACCGTGCTGCTGGTCGGGACGGAGTCCAGGGGGCCGCTCGAACTGTGGTCCTGGAAGCTGATGCCGGGCGAACGCAGCGACTCCGACCCGCACCCGGAGGGCACGACGGAACTGCTGCACGTCACCGCGGGCGAACTGACCCTCGTGGTGGACGGCGTATCGCATCCGGTCGCCGAGGGATCGTCCGCGGTCTTCGAGGCGAACGTGCCGCACACCTACCGCAACGACGGTGCGGTGACGGTCGAGATGACCATGGCGGTCTCCATCCCGCCCGCGCGCTGA
- a CDS encoding YbaK/EbsC family protein has product MRAPIGAFANARPAPDCLGLLTAPVAAAVRTWQGDVPADQLLYVDTDPEIADTAAFVEHHGADLLDRSANCVVVAGKRGGESTLAACLVLSRTRVDVNGVVRKQLGARKASFAPMDTATGETGMEYGGITPIGLPTAWTLLVDAAVVDTEWVLIGSGRRRGKLIVPGKAFARLPGVVVIDGLGITTTA; this is encoded by the coding sequence ATGCGCGCCCCCATCGGAGCCTTCGCCAACGCCCGACCGGCCCCCGACTGCCTCGGCCTGCTCACGGCCCCCGTCGCCGCTGCCGTACGGACCTGGCAGGGCGATGTGCCCGCCGACCAGCTGCTCTACGTGGACACCGACCCGGAGATCGCGGACACCGCCGCCTTCGTGGAGCACCACGGCGCCGACCTGCTCGACCGGTCGGCCAACTGCGTCGTCGTCGCGGGCAAGCGCGGCGGCGAGTCCACACTGGCCGCGTGTCTCGTGCTGTCCCGGACGCGCGTCGATGTCAACGGAGTCGTACGCAAGCAACTGGGCGCCCGCAAGGCCTCGTTCGCCCCGATGGACACCGCGACGGGCGAGACGGGCATGGAATACGGCGGCATCACCCCGATCGGCCTCCCCACCGCCTGGACCCTTCTCGTGGACGCGGCGGTGGTGGATACCGAGTGGGTCCTGATCGGCAGTGGACGTCGTCGAGGCAAGCTGATCGTCCCGGGGAAGGCGTTCGCCAGGCTGCCGGGCGTGGTGGTCATCGACGGCCTGGGCATCACCACTACTGCCTGA
- a CDS encoding CoA-binding protein gives MYADDETIRRILTSTGDTWAVVGLSGNQSRAAYGVAAVLQRFGKRVIPVHPKAEPVHGEKGYASLAEIPFPVDVVDVFVNSELAGPVADEAVTIGAKAVWFQLGVIDDAAYTRTRAAGLDMVMDRCPAIEIPLLG, from the coding sequence ATGTATGCAGACGATGAGACGATCCGCAGGATCCTGACCTCCACGGGCGACACGTGGGCGGTGGTGGGCCTCTCGGGCAACCAGTCACGGGCGGCGTACGGCGTGGCGGCGGTGCTCCAGCGCTTCGGGAAACGCGTGATCCCGGTCCATCCCAAGGCGGAACCGGTCCACGGCGAGAAGGGCTACGCGTCCCTCGCGGAGATCCCGTTCCCGGTCGACGTGGTGGACGTGTTCGTCAACAGCGAACTGGCGGGCCCGGTGGCGGACGAGGCGGTCACGATCGGCGCGAAGGCGGTCTGGTTCCAGCTGGGAGTGATCGACGACGCGGCGTACACGCGCACCCGCGCGGCGGGCCTCGACATGGTGATGGACCGCTGCCCGGCGATCGAGATCCCTCTGCTGGGCTGA